Proteins from one Trichoplusia ni isolate ovarian cell line Hi5 chromosome 9, tn1, whole genome shotgun sequence genomic window:
- the LOC113497340 gene encoding uncharacterized protein LOC113497340, whose amino-acid sequence MDKLFQIESLDEFQTVAQEVLSNLYCSRQKPQKIPIDDESINLAKKEFLAILSECNFDSSEIEEYVSSKGWPEDRVRLFLSFLKSNKSEVLVAAFNHYNSNFCETVVDFNWCTKMILGTSDLKTLKTPLLQLTFSTLNKSGKINKSMYEIDKDMLSKMINTLENIK is encoded by the exons ATGGACAAACTATTTCAAATAGAATCACTCGACGAGTTCCAAACA GTGGCACAAGAAGTGTTGAGCAATTTATATTGCTCGCGACAAAAACCACAGAAAATTCCGATAGATGACGAAAGTATTAATTTGGCTAAAAAAGAATTCCTAGCAATAttgtctgagtgtaattttgATTCCTCAGAAATAGAAGAGTATGTGTCCAGCAAGGGGTGGCCAGAGGACAGAGTGAGACTGTTTCTTAGCTTCCTCAAAAGTAATAAATCAGAAGTTCTGGTTGCTGCTTTCAATCActataatagtaatttttgtGAAACTGTTGTTGATTTCAACTGGTGTACAAAAATGATTCTGGGGAcaagtgatttaaaaacattaaaaacaccATTATTACAGTTAACTttttcaactttaaataaaagtggaAAAATCAACAAGTCAATGTATGAAATTGATAAGGATATGTTATCAAAAATGATTAAcactttagaaaatataaaataa
- the LOC113497166 gene encoding uncharacterized protein LOC113497166 isoform X1, with protein sequence MKKKRTRKRAMNEDQWSSKKNKLLKNAGQAYEGCHNKNKYPQKVMGPVCSCKMNCGSKFTSSERQDLFDKFYKLSDRERQWMYIIRHTKTENIKRMTLERKNNRTQTIKYFFSLNNVEFLVCKRFFLNTLKVNEQMVYTAIEKFKLDEGITDLRGKHTNRPRKMSSSTESSIEKHISLFPKVESHYTRKSSTRQYLSQDLNISKMYRLYTEWFPQQNYVEVTMATKRQYETIFNTKFNYSFFKPKKDQCSTCFVYEQASPSEKESLEESYRRHLSRKERIRQIKHEEKMTIDKNDSTIAIFDLQKVLSIPQSTVGIFHYKRKYPVYNFTIFDALRKKGYCYVWHYQIAKRGCIEIGSCLLQFLKSEQERGVNKIYFYSDGCYGQNKNRYIFALYAYAVKSLNLSITHRFFETGHSQNEGDSMHACIERNMRNKSIYTPDQIYNIILNSKVSGEKYTMKELEQTDILDIKKLVNPLNWRRDIDGNTIRWSDVMEIHVSSSQQDKVFFKYDFDEAYSELNISNSFQTKRRGRKPKTDALIEDTVLARAYHQPLPISKALHTDLLSLCNSGAIPRYYHAFYESLVSVENSDDRDDIDDATDNTD encoded by the coding sequence atgaaaaaaaaaagaacgagAAAACGTGCAATGAATGAAGACCAGTGGTctagcaaaaaaaacaaattacttaaaaatgctGGCCAGGCTTACGAAGGTTGTCATAATAAGAATAAGTATCCACAAAAAGTAATGGGTCCTGTGTGTTCATGTAAAATGAACTGTGGTAGCAAATTTACTTCTTCAGAGAGGCAAGActtatttgataaattttataagcTTTCTGATCGAGAACGCCAATGGATGTATATTATTAGACATACTAAAACCGAAAATATCAAACGAATGACTCTAGAACGGAAAAATAATCGCACacagactataaaatattttttttctttaaataatgtagaaTTTCTTGTTTGTAAGAGATTTTTCCTAAACACTTTAAAAGTTAATGAACAAATGGTATATACAGCaatagaaaaatttaaattagacgAAGGGATTACAGACTTAAGAGGCAAGCACACCAATAGACCTCGAAAAATGAGCTCCAGCACGGAATCGAGTATTGAGAagcatatttcattatttcctAAAGTAGAGTCTCATTATACAAGAAAAAGCTCAACTCGACAATATTTGTCACAAGACCTCAAcatatcaaaaatgtatcgtttgTACACTGAGTGGTTTCCACAGCAAAATTATGTTGAAGTTACGATGGCGACAAAACGTCAATATGAAAccatttttaacacaaaatttaactACTCATTTTTTAAGCCTAAAAAAGATCAATGCTCTACATGTTTTGTATATGAACAAGCCAGTCCATCAGAGAAAGAGTCTTTAGAAGAAAGCTATAGACGTCATTTAAGTAGGAAAGAGAGAATTCGGCAAATTAAACATGAAGAAAAGATGACAATTGACAAAAACGATAGCACAATTGCTATCTTCGACCTGCAAAAAGTGTTAAGTATTCCACAATCCACAGTAGGCATTTTTCATTACAAACGCAAGTACCCTGTGtacaattttactatttttgatgCTCTACGTAAAAAAGGATATTGCTACGTGTGGCATTACCAAATCGCAAAACGAGGCTGCATAGAAATTGGGAGTTGTTTGTTGCAATTCTTGAAGAGTGAACAGGAGCGAGGTGTTAACAAGATCTATTTTTATTCGGATGGTTGCTATGGCCAAAATAAGAACAGGTACATTTTTGCTTTATATGCGTATGcagtaaaatctttaaatttgtCTATAACGCACAGATTTTTCGAGACTGGACATAGCCAGAACGAGGGAGACTCGATGCATGCCTGTATTGAGAGGAACATGAGAAATAAGTCTATTTACACACCTGaccaaatatataatataattctaaaCTCCAAAGTCTCGGGAGAAAAATATACTATGAAAGAATTGGAGCAAACAGATATAttagacataaaaaaattagTAAACCCTTTGAATTGGCGTCGTGATATAGATGGGAATACGATACGCTGGTCTGATGTAATGGAAATTCATGTATCATCATCCCAACAGGACaaggttttctttaaatatgattttgatgAGGCATATtctgaattaaatatttcaaattcatttcaaACCAAACGACGTGGGCGAAAACCTAAGACAGACGCTCTGATAGAAGATACTGTATTGGCACGTGCTTATCATCAACCTCTTCCTATAAGCAAGGCGTTGCATACAGATTTATTGTCTTTGTGCAATAGTGGAGCGATTCCACGATATTACCACGCATTTTATGAATCCTTAGTTTCAGTAGAAAATAGTGATGATCGCGATGATATTGACGATGCCACTGATAATACCGATTAG
- the LOC113497167 gene encoding uncharacterized protein LOC113497167 isoform X1, producing MPLIDSTPPPLPANPPPSSVASFAATTMAPETTDASLANTADNAIPPPPPPSDPITTDNLDEPTPKSENELTSAQPISNEAPLPINDVSEESSVLVAQTPQTLEENEPKETRSDDNVPLEDKDVPTDVEDVVNTETAAIEESIINKDNEETSDNTEVDIPAPPSEVLDLPEDEADVPNSIEDLPSPPSPICEDVDDVIAENDIIKENIDNTQVPIPEANEILINSNHISEVVENSSSYPEKDVVNDNALDAEKALKTKSKDSLGNLIETIECNGNVEHDKLITENEIDTIPPTNPKEIATIESGRTMTPPEESLPPPVSEAGLPPPPAQSGSPPASPQPPADAPAATPQEPLAVSDKLAELIPEVPDVPELKTETLQETTSDVAVAN from the exons ATGCCTTTGATTGATTCCACGCCTCCACCACTCCCCGCGAATCCTCCTCCTTCATCTGTGGCATCCTTTGCTGCCACCACAATGGCACCAGAAACGACAGATGCTTCGCTAGCTAACACCGCTGATAACGCAAttccaccaccaccaccaccctCTGACCCAATCACAACAGATAATCTTGATGAACCCACCCCTAAGTCCGAAAATGAATTAACCTCTGCCCAACCTATAAGTAATGAAGCCCCGCTTCCAATAAATGATGTAAGCGAGGAAAGTTCGGTATTAGTAGCTCAAACGCCTCAAACTTTAGAAGAAAACGAACCTAAGGAAACACGTTCAGATGATAATGTTCCTTTAGAAGATAAAGATGTACCCACTGACGTTGAAGATGTCGTGAACACTGAGACCGCAGCAATTGAAgagtcaataataaataaagataacgAAGAAACATCCGATAACACTGAAGTGGATATACCGGCGCCTCCATCTGAAGTCTTGGACCTACCGGAAGATGAGGCTGACGTCCCTAATTCCATAGAAGATTTACCCTCTCCCCCATCACCAATTTGTGAGGATGTGGATGATGTTATTGCAGAGAATGATATTATTAAGGAGAACATTGATAACACACAGGTGCCGATCCCTGAAgcaaatgaaattttgattaattCTAATCACATATCGGAAGTTGTGGAAAATTCCTCTTCCTATCCGGAAAAGGATGTAGTGAACGATAACGCGCTAGACGCTGAAAAAGCCCTTAAGACCAAATCTAAAGACTCGCTAGGAAACTTGATTGAAACTATCGAGTGCAATGGCAACGTCGAACATGACAAGTTGATCACAGAAAATGAGATTGACACAATTCCACCGACTAATCCTAAAGAAATCGCCACCATAGAGTCTGGTAGGACGATGACACCCCCCGAGGAGTCGTTGCCGCCGCCAGTCTCGGAGGCGGgactgccgccgccgcccgcgcagaGTGgctcgccgcccgcctccccGCAGCCGCCGGCCGACGCGCCCGCTGCCACGCCACAG GAACCCCTCGCCGTCAGCGACAAACTGGCGGAACTGATCCCTGAGGTCCCAGATGTGCCAGAACTCAAAACAGAAACG TTGCAGGAGACAACGAGTGATGTGGCGGTGGCCAACTAA
- the LOC113497167 gene encoding uncharacterized protein LOC113497167 isoform X2, translated as MGAKQSKRSVDISGKEAEGAGEVAVAGAGGEGRVEQLADMDALKPQLNGDAHIHEQSEKQKDLDSGTPENEKDATTEKETKQPEEEKEAAPLTNGESEPKVENGDSTPTPEDGKKPKKEKVKKKWSLRSISFSRKDKPKQEKKQKDEEPKTNGEPEKVPEETAEVAPETAVNETAEEVKTESEVKDEKTPETPVTEPITNGSSAPETPKEESPIVEEPTAPSSDPDRSEPQAETQPEQLPVNGLSLEEPEKETPSEVEKNEESKEETTAETTEIVPEISVKKEEPLAVSDKLAELIPEVPDVPELKTETLQETTSDVAVAN; from the exons ATGGGTGCTAAGCAAAGTAAGCGCTCCGTTGATATAAGCGGCAAAGAAGCGGAGGGTGCGGGCGAGGTTGCCGTGGCGGGCGCCGGCGGCGAGGGCCGCGTGGAGCAGCTCGCGGACATGGACGCGCTCAAACCACAGCTCAATGGCGATGCGCACATACACGAACAATCG gaaaaacaaaaagatcTGGACAGTGGCACCCCCGAAAACGAAAAGGATGCCACTACAGAGAAAGAAACCAAACAGCCAGAGGAGGAAAAAGAAGCTGCGCCCTTAACAAACGGAGAAAGTGAGCCAAAAGTGGAAAACGGTGACTCCACGCCGACACCCGAGGACGGGAAGAAACCCAAAAAGGAAAAG GTCAAGAAGAAATGGTCGCTTAGATCGATCAGTTTCAGCAGAAAGGATAAGCCCAAACAAGAGAAAAAGCAAAAAGATGAAGAACCTAAAACAAATGGAGAACCAGAAAAAGTGCCAGAGGag ACGGCCGAAGTCGCTCCGGAAACCGCTGTTAACGAAACCGCTGAAGAAGTGAAGACTGAAAGCGAAGTTAAAGATGAGAAAACCCCCGAAACCCCTGTAACGGAACCTATCACGAATGGCAGCTCTGCGCCCGAGACACCTAAGGAGGAAAGCCCCATAGTCGAAGAACCCACTGCACCTAGCTCTGACCCTGACAGGTCCGAGCCTCAAGCTGAAACCCAACCCGAGCAGTTACCAGTCAATGGGCTTTCTCTAGAGGAGCCTGAAAAAGAAACTCCTTCAGAAGTTGAAAAAAATGAAGAGAGCAAAGAAGAAACCACCGCCGAAACGACCGAAATTGTACCTGAAATTTCCGTCAAAAAAGAG GAACCCCTCGCCGTCAGCGACAAACTGGCGGAACTGATCCCTGAGGTCCCAGATGTGCCAGAACTCAAAACAGAAACG TTGCAGGAGACAACGAGTGATGTGGCGGTGGCCAACTAA
- the LOC113497166 gene encoding uncharacterized protein LOC113497166 isoform X2 encodes MASNQDRTLKNPRVRRMLMMIDDTDDQVATSSGLTSNGNYANIVQESKAVESLSIETITNYNLRDLPKKKYADCDKDVSDADFSPDCSEYVPSPERNPVNSPSSTFSGHSGNSQCIDRILNTSKVIDTPSTISNLSLLLTNSDFIASSTTIYKMNNEQNSTINAVQYNKEKQFANLSLVPCYPLADNLSIGELEETLQPESSPEVNRTVNMSVDITLTDSSQNEHPNFRTELTQNSLEFEPSNSDEPSTSHNEKKKNEKTCNE; translated from the exons ATGGCATCGAATCAAGATCGTACTTTAAAAAACCCTCGTGTTAGAAGAATGTTAATGATGATTGACGATACTGACGATCAGGTTGCAACAA GTTCTGGACTTACTTCAAATGGGAACTATGCTAATATCGTGCAAGAGAGCAAAGCTGTAGAATCACTGTCCATCGAAacaataactaattataatttacgag atctaccaaagaaaaaatacgctGATTGTGATAAAGATGTGAGTGATGCTGATTTTTCTCCAGATTGTTCAGAATATGTTCCAAGTCCAGAAAGAAATCCAGTCAATAGCCCATCAAGTACGTTTTCGGGTCATAGCGGAAATTCCCAATGCATAGATAGAATTTTGAACACCTCAAAAGTAATTGATACTCCCTCTACTATTTCGAATTTATCGCTACTTTTAACGAACAGCGACTTCATCGCTTCTTCCACCaccatttataaaatgaataatgaacAAAATTCTACAATTAATGCTGTCCAGTACaataaagaaaagcaatttGCAAATTTAAGTTTAGTACCTTGTTATCCTTTAGCCGATAATCTGTCAATTGGAGAACTCGAAGAAACATTGCAACCTGAAAGCTCCCCCGAAGTTAATAGAACTGTCAACATGTCTGTTGATATCACACTAACTGATAGTTCCCAAAATGAACATCCCAATTTTAGAACTGAATTAACACAAAATTCATTAGAATTTGAGCCAAGTAATTCAGACGAACCTTCCACATCacacaatgaaaaaaaaaagaacgagAAAACGTGCAATGAATGA